In the Deltaproteobacteria bacterium genome, TTCTCCGCGGTGGACACGTCAATTCGCGGGCGACGCATGCGTCGCCCCTACAGGGAACCGGGAGTGCTTCCTCGCTCGTTCCTACCAATGACAACTTTCGTTGCGCTCAAACTGAGACACTACCGACGATGAACCTGCGTTGCTTTCCGCACACCGACTGGTTAGGGTCGTCGTCGGAATGACTCAGAGCACCACCGCGATCCCCACCGATATTCGCCGCATCGGCAAAAGCGCAATCGAGATTCTGTGGAGCGATGGCCATCGCTCCGAGTTCACCAATCACTACCTGCGCCAGCATTGCCCGTGCGCGACCTGCCGCGAACGGCCGCCGCGCACTCTGCCCGTGGTCGGTGCAGGTGGCACCGAGTTGTATCCATCCCAAATCGGCGTGGTCGGGCGCTACGCGATCAGCATTCAATGGAGCGACGGTCACGACGCCGGCATCTACAGCTATCGCACGCTGCGCGAACTCTGCCCGTGTGCGGAGTGTCGTCCCGAGCGACCCGTCAGTGAAGGCGCGGCATCATGACAACGATCGACGACATCCGCGAGCGATTGACAGAGATTCGCCCCACCGGTCAGCGCGACAATATCGTTGGCCTCGGCATGGTGCAGGGCGTCGACTCGCAGAACGGCGCGGTGACGATTCATCTGGCGCCCGCCGCGCTGGCGCCGCCGATCTTGCAAGCGACCATCGCCGACATTCGCCGCGCCGTTGGTGCGCTCGAAGGGATCACTGCCGTCGAGGTGCGCGTCCAGCAACCATCGCAACAGACGCAGAGCCCGTACGGCGAGCTCGGACCGATCCCCGGCGTGCGCGACATCATCGCGGTGTCGAGCACGAAGGGCGGCGTCGGCAAATCGACTGTCGCCGCCAATCTCGCCCTCGCGCTTCAGCACTGCGGCCGCCGTGTCGGGTTACTCGACTCCGACGTGTACGGTCCCAGCATGCCGCTGATGCTCGGCATCTCGGGCCGGCCGCGCATGGGTGAGAACAAGCGCATCTTCCCGATCGAGAAGTTCGGCCTGCGGGTGATGTCGATGGGCTTCTTCCTCGACGATAGCTCGCCGGTGATCTGGCGCGGGCCGATGGTGATGGGACTGGTGCGACAGTTTCTCAAGGATGTCGAGTGGGGTGAACTCGACATCCTGGTCGTCGACATGCCGCCCGGCACCGGCGATGCGCAGCTCACGCTGGTGCAGCAGGTGCCGCTCGCCGGCGGGGTGATCGTCACCACACCGCAAGATGTCGCGCTGCTCGATGTCGAGCGCGGCATCGCGATGTTCCAACAGGTCAACACGCCGGTGCTCGGTGTGGTCGAGAACATGAGTTACTACCAGTGCGACAAGTGCGGTCGTCGCGAAGACGTGTTCGGAACCGGCGGCGGCAGCCGCATCGCCGAACGCTTCGGCGTACCGCTGCTCGGGGCGATTCCGCTGATCCCGGCAATTCGCGAAGGCGGCGACGCCGGCACGCCGATCGTCATCGCGCAGCCGCAGCATGCCGCGAGCAAGACGT is a window encoding:
- a CDS encoding DUF971 domain-containing protein, with product MTQSTTAIPTDIRRIGKSAIEILWSDGHRSEFTNHYLRQHCPCATCRERPPRTLPVVGAGGTELYPSQIGVVGRYAISIQWSDGHDAGIYSYRTLRELCPCAECRPERPVSEGAAS
- a CDS encoding Mrp/NBP35 family ATP-binding protein — protein: MTTIDDIRERLTEIRPTGQRDNIVGLGMVQGVDSQNGAVTIHLAPAALAPPILQATIADIRRAVGALEGITAVEVRVQQPSQQTQSPYGELGPIPGVRDIIAVSSTKGGVGKSTVAANLALALQHCGRRVGLLDSDVYGPSMPLMLGISGRPRMGENKRIFPIEKFGLRVMSMGFFLDDSSPVIWRGPMVMGLVRQFLKDVEWGELDILVVDMPPGTGDAQLTLVQQVPLAGGVIVTTPQDVALLDVERGIAMFQQVNTPVLGVVENMSYYQCDKCGRREDVFGTGGGSRIAERFGVPLLGAIPLIPAIREGGDAGTPIVIAQPQHAASKTFLHIASQVLDAVEAGRAEAAAPRIIG